A window of the Vibrio ostreae genome harbors these coding sequences:
- the fkpA gene encoding FKBP-type peptidyl-prolyl cis-trans isomerase, with amino-acid sequence MKSLLKVSLLAATVMLAVGCQEDAPKTEGAAPAAEQSAAAKTVNLQSEDDKAAYAIGVSFANYLSNSIEKPAEIGINLNKDLVLEGIQHVFAGKAEMTEEETRAALESLDKRVAEKMKAQAEEKAATNKKAGDDFRADFEKQDGVKKTDSGLLYQVMTPGEGETPKETDTVQVHYKGTLIDGTQFDSSYDRGEPATFPLNRVIPGWTEGVQLMKVGAKYKFVIPPELAYGEQDTPTIPANSTLVFEVELLKIDNGDADAKAKSAQ; translated from the coding sequence ATGAAATCACTTTTGAAAGTGTCGCTACTTGCCGCAACCGTTATGCTGGCCGTAGGTTGTCAGGAAGATGCACCGAAAACGGAAGGTGCGGCACCTGCCGCTGAACAGTCAGCCGCCGCGAAAACGGTGAACCTGCAGTCAGAAGACGATAAAGCAGCGTACGCCATCGGTGTTTCGTTTGCTAACTACCTGAGCAACAGTATTGAAAAGCCGGCTGAAATCGGAATCAACCTCAACAAGGATCTGGTTCTGGAAGGTATTCAGCACGTATTTGCCGGTAAAGCAGAAATGACTGAAGAAGAGACGCGTGCCGCGCTGGAAAGCCTGGACAAACGTGTTGCAGAGAAAATGAAAGCTCAGGCTGAAGAGAAAGCCGCCACCAACAAGAAGGCTGGTGATGACTTCCGTGCTGATTTTGAAAAACAGGATGGTGTGAAGAAGACTGACTCGGGTCTGCTGTACCAGGTGATGACTCCGGGTGAAGGCGAAACGCCAAAAGAAACGGACACCGTACAAGTGCACTACAAAGGCACACTGATCGACGGTACTCAGTTCGACAGCTCTTACGATCGCGGTGAACCGGCAACATTCCCGCTCAACCGTGTGATCCCGGGCTGGACTGAAGGCGTGCAACTGATGAAAGTGGGTGCCAAGTACAAGTTCGTTATCCCGCCAGAACTGGCGTACGGCGAGCAGGACACGCCAACGATTCCGGCTAACTCAACTTTGGTGTTTGAAGTTGAGCTGCTGAAGATCGATAACGGCGATGCCGACGCAAAAGCGAAAAGCGCGCAGTAA
- a CDS encoding WD40 repeat domain-containing protein: MRIISHSILLLVVIAMLNGCFFSNQEAERWELEPEGSTSFGLSRDGRFALVYSKQHQLVFWDLTERKQLAELGAQDPQASTVSLIRISDNGRFAITATQDNFAVWDLGWTQAEGLWSISDGQIRAVDIASNGEQVLLGLSNGKAIYVDLVSGRRLEFLAHQEKVNSVALAPNGRYALTGGNDYAAYLWDTQSGQILRKFEHEQRVNRVALQRDGKLAFTSDGGNQSFIWDLESGQKRSALRSFSRQLIFSSARFSDDGTKLVTGTPSSRIEVWDTKSGKKSATFEAEPRKDARPPRAVVYDAAFDAQQRVISATSAGIAQAWKLD, encoded by the coding sequence ATGCGAATAATTTCTCATTCCATCCTGCTGCTTGTTGTCATAGCGATGTTAAATGGCTGCTTTTTCTCTAACCAGGAAGCCGAACGCTGGGAACTGGAGCCGGAAGGGTCCACCAGTTTCGGGCTCAGCAGAGACGGTCGCTTCGCCCTCGTCTATTCCAAACAACACCAATTGGTGTTCTGGGATCTCACCGAGCGCAAGCAACTGGCAGAACTCGGGGCTCAGGACCCGCAGGCCAGCACAGTATCGCTGATCCGCATCTCAGATAACGGCCGCTTTGCGATCACCGCGACCCAGGACAATTTCGCCGTCTGGGACCTTGGCTGGACGCAAGCCGAAGGTCTCTGGTCTATCTCTGATGGTCAAATCCGCGCAGTGGACATCGCCAGTAACGGCGAACAGGTACTGCTCGGATTATCCAATGGCAAAGCCATTTACGTCGATTTAGTCAGCGGGCGGCGCCTGGAGTTCCTTGCCCACCAAGAAAAAGTTAATTCTGTCGCGCTGGCCCCTAACGGACGCTACGCGCTGACCGGCGGCAATGATTACGCTGCTTACCTGTGGGATACCCAAAGCGGACAAATTCTGCGTAAGTTTGAACACGAACAAAGGGTCAATCGGGTCGCACTACAGCGCGATGGGAAACTGGCCTTTACCTCAGACGGCGGTAACCAGTCTTTCATCTGGGATCTGGAAAGTGGTCAAAAGCGCTCAGCGCTGCGCAGCTTCTCGCGTCAGCTGATTTTTTCTAGCGCACGCTTTTCCGATGACGGAACCAAGCTGGTCACTGGCACGCCATCCAGCCGCATCGAAGTGTGGGATACCAAGAGTGGCAAAAAGTCCGCCACCTTCGAAGCAGAACCTCGAAAAGATGCCCGCCCGCCACGCGCAGTAGTGTATGATGCGGCTTTTGATGCACAGCAGCGGGTCATATCGGCCACGTCTGCTGGGATAGCCCAAGCCTGGAAACTCGATTAA
- a CDS encoding SlyX family protein, whose product MQDNTTQQLLQRIDDLECKLAFQEQTIDELNEALSQQQLLITKMQDQMKYVVGKVKNMDTSNLADPAQETPPPHY is encoded by the coding sequence ATGCAAGACAACACCACGCAACAGCTGCTACAGCGTATTGATGACCTGGAATGTAAATTAGCGTTTCAGGAGCAGACCATTGACGAACTGAACGAGGCCCTAAGCCAGCAACAACTGCTGATCACTAAGATGCAGGATCAGATGAAATACGTGGTGGGTAAAGTTAAGAATATGGATACCTCCAACCTGGCCGACCCGGCGCAGGAAACGCCGCCGCCTCATTATTGA